The Erinaceus europaeus chromosome 16, mEriEur2.1, whole genome shotgun sequence genome includes a window with the following:
- the LOC132533460 gene encoding olfactory receptor 4F15-like — protein MNEANYSEVSGFVLRGLSTSKPVQHFLLIFSMVFYTVIVLGNFLVVFTVTFDSHLHSPMYFLLANLSFIDFGLSSATVPKMISDLSSGHKTISFQGCVIQIFVLHVLGGSEMVLLIAMALDRYVAICKPLHYLTVMNPRMCTLLVSGAWTIGLIHSVVQLVCVAHLPFCGPNEIDSFYCDLPWFIKLACTDTYALEFMVTANSGFISMGTFFLLIFSYVFILVTVWKHSSRGLSKAFSTLSAHITVVVLFFGPCIFIYMWPFPTVPVDKFLAVLDFLITPILNPAIYTLRNKDMNIAIRRLLNS, from the coding sequence ATGAATGAAGCAAACTACTCTGAAGTGTCTGGATTTGTGCTCCGAGGACTCTCTACTTCCAAACCAGTGCAACATTTCCTTCTTATCTTCTCAATGGTGTTTTATACAGTTATTGTTCTAGGAAACTTCCTTGTTGTGTTTACTGTGACTTTTGATTCCCATTTACATTCCCCCATGTACTTCCTACTGGCCAATCTCTCCTTTATTGATTTTGGTCTTTCCTCTGCAACAGTTCCTAAGATGATTTCTGATTTGTCCTCTGGGCATAAAACCATCTCCTTCCAGGGATGTGTCATCCAGATATTTGTCCTTCATGTCCTGGGTGGATCTGAGATGGTGTTGCTCATCGCCATGGCTTTGGACAGATATGTGGCCATATGTAAGCCCCTCCACTATCTGACTGTCATGAACCCACGGATGTGCACTCTCCTTGTGTCAGGTGCTTGGACTATTGGCCTCATCCACTCCGTGGTTCAACTAGTCTGTGTTGCCCACTTGCCTTTTTGTGGTCCTAATGAGATAGACAGCTTTTACTGTGACCTTCCTTGGTTTATCAAGCTTGCTTGTACAGATACCTATGCACTGGAATTCATGGTGACTGCCAACAGTGGGTTCATTTCCATGGGCACCTTCTTCTTATTGATTTTCTCCTATGTCTTCATCCTGGTCACAGTATGGAAACACTCTTCAAGGGGACTGTCTAAGGCCTTCTCCACTCTGTCAGCTCACATCACTGTGGTGGTTTTGTTCTTTGGACCATGCATTTTTATTTACATGTGGCCATTTCCCACAGTGCCTGTGGATAAGTTTCTTGCCGTTTTGGACTTTTTGATTACACCCATTCTGAACCCTGCCATTTATACATTGAGGAACAAGGATATGAATATAGCAATAAGGAGACTATTAAATTCCTGA